From the Deinococcus yavapaiensis KR-236 genome, one window contains:
- a CDS encoding CoA-transferase has protein sequence MNKVFGSAFEALRDVVQHGQTIAVGGFGLCGIPEALILALRDSG, from the coding sequence GTGAACAAGGTTTTTGGGAGTGCGTTCGAAGCGCTGAGGGACGTGGTGCAACACGGCCAAACCATCGCCGTGGGCGGCTTCGGTTTGTGCGGCATCCCCGAAGCGCTCATTCTCGCCCTGCGCGACAGTGG
- a CDS encoding carboxypeptidase-like regulatory domain-containing protein: MNRFPRLPLASALLLALLTGNIVGTASSAAATATMTGIVRNSAGQPVPGASIFAGHTVYFNTNLLAKSGADGRYRIDLNGPAGSYYAGGQVTATLDGHRYTFDLLPDSTAPFNVTKGAVRNFTWKLTGTKPDGQKVGATVTVYADFFDPGLLDWIPNIELILTPTGPRIDGSPGVEVRGTIKQTPDGQEGLVDVPLGRYAISARYVPKGGSPVKLTIRARNNGEFGPSVASFFSQRGSGQIMEVEVSRER, translated from the coding sequence ATGAATCGATTCCCCCGCTTACCGCTCGCCTCGGCCTTGCTCCTCGCGCTTCTCACCGGAAACATCGTCGGCACCGCGTCGTCCGCCGCCGCGACGGCCACCATGACGGGCATCGTGCGCAACAGCGCGGGGCAACCCGTGCCCGGCGCCTCCATCTTCGCCGGGCACACCGTCTACTTCAACACCAACCTCCTCGCGAAGAGCGGCGCGGACGGTCGTTACCGCATCGACTTGAACGGTCCCGCCGGATCGTACTACGCGGGTGGGCAAGTCACGGCGACCCTCGACGGACACCGCTACACCTTCGACTTGCTGCCCGACTCCACCGCACCGTTCAACGTCACCAAAGGCGCCGTGCGCAACTTCACGTGGAAGCTCACCGGCACGAAGCCTGACGGGCAGAAAGTCGGCGCGACCGTCACCGTGTACGCCGACTTCTTCGATCCGGGCCTGCTCGATTGGATTCCGAACATCGAGCTGATCCTCACGCCGACCGGGCCGCGCATCGACGGCAGTCCCGGCGTGGAAGTCCGAGGAACGATCAAGCAAACGCCCGACGGGCAAGAAGGACTCGTCGACGTTCCCCTCGGACGGTACGCGATTTCCGCTCGCTACGTGCCGAAGGGCGGCTCGCCGGTCAAGCTGACGATTCGCGCGCGCAACAACGGCGAGTTCGGCCCGAGCGTCGCGTCGTTCTTCTCGCAGCGCGGCTCCGGCCAAATCATGGAAGTCGAAGTCTCGCGCGAGCGCTGA
- a CDS encoding cupin domain-containing protein translates to MKRLATLHPRSPTHEDPFDLHADRFRVLISGDDTHGRFATVEVRGRRSFELPVHVHTFEDELVVVLEGELDVRIDEETRRASVGDVVLLPCGVPHEVKLRSDTARLVVTYSPAGFERFLREVSRPASTSVDDAFDPGVPNVPLLVTVGEQYGVTFYPSREC, encoded by the coding sequence ATGAAACGACTTGCCACGCTCCACCCGCGTTCACCGACGCACGAAGATCCCTTCGATCTTCACGCCGACCGCTTCCGAGTCTTGATCTCCGGCGACGACACCCACGGCCGCTTCGCGACCGTCGAAGTGCGCGGCCGTCGTTCGTTCGAACTGCCCGTGCATGTGCACACCTTCGAAGACGAACTCGTCGTGGTCCTCGAAGGCGAGCTCGACGTGCGAATCGACGAGGAAACGCGCCGTGCCAGCGTCGGCGACGTCGTGCTACTGCCGTGCGGAGTTCCGCACGAGGTGAAGTTGCGAAGTGACACGGCGCGCCTCGTCGTGACGTACAGCCCGGCGGGCTTCGAGCGATTCTTGCGCGAAGTGTCGCGGCCCGCGTCCACCTCGGTCGACGACGCGTTCGATCCCGGCGTGCCGAACGTTCCCCTCCTCGTGACGGTCGGCGAGCAGTACGGCGTCACCTTCTACCCTTCGCGGGAGTGCTGA
- a CDS encoding AfsR/SARP family transcriptional regulator, which translates to MTTLADVTTFADVTASSPDFTVRLLGHPLVRDEGGEWRLLERKAAALLALEGAMKRGRLVTLLWPDTREAAARNNLVHLLRKLHQLANFVLVEGRELLSLAPSVRVDVHALQLGGAALPEDVVHATLLGTHSFDDCQDLEEWVACERERLEEWCLLALGERARTLEEAGAYDAALACVLRLLDLDPFSEDAYYRLMRLHALRGNRHRALRAFDRLCDLLRRELNAEPLRATVDLARTIRSADLSFVAPNLVSRGVQA; encoded by the coding sequence GTGACCACCCTCGCTGACGTGACCACCTTCGCCGACGTGACCGCATCCTCGCCCGACTTCACCGTGCGTCTGCTCGGCCACCCGCTCGTGCGCGACGAAGGCGGCGAGTGGCGGCTCCTCGAACGCAAAGCGGCCGCGCTGCTCGCACTCGAAGGAGCCATGAAGCGCGGCCGCCTCGTCACGCTTTTGTGGCCCGACACGCGTGAAGCGGCCGCCAGGAACAACCTCGTGCATCTTCTGCGCAAGCTGCACCAACTCGCCAACTTCGTGCTCGTCGAGGGCCGCGAGCTGTTGTCGCTCGCGCCGAGCGTTCGCGTGGACGTCCACGCGTTGCAGCTCGGCGGAGCGGCGCTGCCCGAAGACGTCGTCCACGCGACGCTGCTCGGCACGCACTCGTTCGACGACTGCCAGGACTTGGAGGAGTGGGTCGCGTGCGAACGCGAACGACTCGAAGAATGGTGTTTGCTCGCGCTGGGCGAACGGGCGCGGACCCTCGAAGAGGCGGGCGCGTACGACGCCGCCCTCGCGTGCGTCTTGCGCCTGCTCGACCTCGACCCGTTCTCCGAGGACGCGTACTACCGCTTGATGCGCCTGCACGCCCTGAGGGGCAACCGTCACCGTGCGCTGCGCGCCTTCGACCGCTTGTGCGACTTGTTGCGGCGCGAATTGAACGCCGAGCCGTTGCGGGCGACGGTCGACCTCGCGCGGACCATTCGAAGCGCCGATCTCTCCTTCGTCGCGCCGAACCTCGTGTCGCGCGGCGTTCAAGCTTGA
- a CDS encoding carboxypeptidase-like regulatory domain-containing protein, with protein sequence MHKTALVACLTLSAALAVTPPQSGEVKGTVLDAKGRPLPGAIVWLLPSISGNFGYTSSSNLVKTRTDANGQYSVKPLPNMLFGATAWVKVPYQGESFCLRLAAENDAQYEPFSPKGGVVRNFRLKLTGPVPDTDIANTYFGAEVRLMTMTWEGADEVVPLNSTKVEVTLTPTGPLIDGSEGKTIVKVTKPGENFLYDIPVGRYTVTAAEVQPNGARTPVLVTRDYTIDKGFKTTLTFKPNSDLCGGAPGTTSFVERAILYVARPTR encoded by the coding sequence ATGCATAAAACAGCCCTCGTCGCCTGCCTGACACTGTCCGCCGCCCTCGCCGTGACGCCTCCCCAATCAGGTGAAGTCAAGGGAACCGTGCTCGACGCCAAGGGCCGTCCGTTGCCGGGCGCCATCGTCTGGCTGTTGCCGTCCATCTCGGGCAACTTCGGCTACACGTCGTCGAGCAACCTCGTCAAGACTCGCACCGACGCCAACGGGCAGTACAGCGTGAAACCGCTGCCCAACATGCTCTTCGGCGCCACCGCCTGGGTGAAGGTCCCGTACCAAGGCGAATCGTTTTGCTTGCGTCTCGCGGCCGAGAACGACGCGCAGTACGAGCCGTTCTCGCCAAAAGGCGGTGTGGTCCGCAACTTCCGCCTCAAGCTCACGGGGCCCGTCCCCGACACCGACATCGCCAACACCTACTTCGGTGCGGAAGTGCGGCTCATGACCATGACGTGGGAAGGAGCGGACGAGGTCGTGCCGCTGAACTCGACGAAGGTGGAGGTCACGCTCACCCCGACCGGTCCCCTCATCGACGGAAGCGAAGGCAAGACGATCGTGAAGGTCACGAAGCCCGGCGAGAACTTTCTGTACGACATTCCCGTGGGACGCTACACCGTGACGGCCGCCGAGGTGCAGCCGAACGGAGCGCGCACGCCGGTTCTCGTGACGCGCGACTACACGATCGACAAGGGCTTCAAGACGACCCTCACCTTCAAGCCGAACAGCGACCTGTGCGGCGGAGCGCCCGGCACCACCAGCTTCGTGGAACGCGCCATTCTGTACGTCGCCCGCCCCACGCGCTGA
- a CDS encoding tetratricopeptide repeat protein yields the protein MIRTSVLCFALLGACASGAVAQGAPASGATVLRAWSDANPLPQASEMRQDLDRERILGCWAPGPTMARDRLRRFDTEVAKLPQGNPERASYERLRPTFLQAAEAEAKAPSKAIPAPKDLAEALGRAEAWLDKNEPAGMKAFRASADAKDAAKASRAAFEASLAGQHSAALAALIAAHRLAPKNADVLVNLAGALSHFRMNQEALVVLAAAEKLPLGEGVLGWPVKATLLNNQGYALIGLGRFTEAETALRTASQLAPNLAEAQQNLARTLTCQGKTNEALIAARRGVRRTAAETAKPGTPVPPEAVVETPQPEPDEDAPKETFRPSEFVFDVSRGKSFNLPNLKLPQTPVEAVQLLPSYKKLLEELRAQDDAMSERQQELQQVIRGRQEPTRLVQQRRDLLLRAIYRADDAPRIKPLWRAHAKSRAAVSDIWTNFWHCEGGCTISNIMKQASASSDYDKTFRDLCVPALSGANNSWRGAMHAQATDLAKAAEATYRLSTGLAANYSDPSWHELASLQAEKGALAAFTNLVYDAMIWAQDVEKFQDKCVPQATVTPPVKVAEDIKFDRTASCKDLFGTAALKASFKIVEISVACETVSLKLSTPGWLAAFGKVEKNFVNDAVTVAAGAELGVTIPGTALGAKGAMGMYVTLDGQGEFKDVGTLAEAGATLGLKIDEGGKAGLGAKVGGKWSLLNSVGSP from the coding sequence ATGATTCGAACCTCTGTGTTGTGCTTCGCCCTTTTGGGGGCTTGCGCGTCGGGCGCGGTCGCGCAAGGCGCGCCCGCTTCCGGCGCCACCGTCTTGCGTGCGTGGAGCGACGCGAACCCGTTGCCGCAAGCGAGCGAGATGCGTCAAGACCTCGACCGCGAGCGAATTCTGGGATGCTGGGCGCCGGGCCCGACGATGGCGCGCGACCGCTTGCGCCGCTTCGACACCGAAGTCGCGAAGCTTCCTCAAGGCAACCCCGAGCGCGCGTCGTACGAACGGCTGCGCCCCACGTTTCTGCAAGCCGCCGAGGCGGAGGCCAAAGCGCCTTCAAAAGCGATTCCCGCGCCGAAAGACCTCGCGGAGGCGTTGGGACGCGCCGAGGCGTGGCTCGACAAGAACGAGCCCGCCGGCATGAAAGCCTTTCGCGCGAGCGCCGACGCCAAGGACGCCGCCAAGGCGAGCCGAGCGGCGTTCGAGGCCAGCCTCGCCGGACAGCACAGCGCGGCCCTGGCCGCCTTGATCGCCGCGCACCGCCTCGCGCCGAAGAACGCCGACGTGCTCGTGAACCTCGCCGGCGCCCTTTCACACTTTCGAATGAACCAAGAAGCCCTCGTGGTGCTGGCCGCCGCCGAGAAACTGCCGCTTGGCGAAGGCGTGCTCGGCTGGCCCGTCAAGGCCACGCTTCTCAACAACCAAGGTTACGCCCTGATCGGTCTGGGACGCTTCACGGAAGCGGAAACGGCGCTTCGAACGGCCTCGCAACTCGCGCCCAACCTCGCCGAGGCACAGCAAAACCTCGCGCGGACCTTGACCTGCCAAGGCAAGACGAACGAGGCCTTGATCGCCGCGCGACGAGGCGTGCGACGCACGGCCGCCGAGACCGCCAAGCCCGGCACGCCGGTGCCGCCGGAAGCCGTCGTGGAAACGCCGCAGCCCGAACCCGACGAGGACGCTCCGAAAGAAACCTTCCGTCCGTCCGAGTTCGTGTTCGACGTGTCGCGCGGCAAGTCCTTCAACCTTCCGAACCTCAAACTGCCGCAAACGCCCGTCGAAGCCGTGCAACTTCTGCCGAGCTACAAAAAGCTTCTCGAGGAATTGCGCGCCCAAGACGACGCCATGAGCGAGCGGCAGCAAGAACTTCAACAGGTGATTCGAGGCCGTCAGGAACCGACGCGACTCGTGCAGCAACGACGCGACCTCTTGTTACGGGCGATCTACAGAGCCGACGACGCCCCCAGAATCAAGCCGCTGTGGCGGGCGCACGCCAAGAGCCGCGCGGCCGTCTCGGACATCTGGACGAACTTCTGGCACTGCGAGGGTGGCTGCACGATCTCGAACATCATGAAGCAGGCGAGCGCGAGCTCGGATTACGACAAGACCTTCCGCGATCTGTGCGTACCCGCACTTTCGGGCGCGAACAACTCGTGGCGCGGCGCGATGCACGCGCAAGCCACCGACCTTGCCAAAGCGGCCGAGGCGACGTACCGCCTTTCGACCGGGCTCGCCGCCAACTACAGCGACCCTTCGTGGCACGAACTCGCCTCGCTGCAAGCCGAGAAGGGCGCCTTGGCGGCGTTCACGAACCTCGTCTACGACGCCATGATCTGGGCGCAGGACGTCGAGAAGTTCCAAGACAAGTGCGTTCCGCAAGCGACCGTGACGCCCCCCGTGAAGGTCGCCGAGGACATCAAGTTCGACCGCACCGCTTCTTGCAAGGACTTGTTCGGCACGGCCGCGCTCAAGGCGTCGTTCAAGATCGTCGAGATCAGCGTCGCGTGCGAAACCGTCTCCTTGAAGTTGTCGACGCCCGGTTGGCTCGCCGCGTTCGGCAAGGTCGAGAAGAACTTCGTGAACGACGCCGTGACGGTCGCGGCAGGCGCCGAGTTGGGCGTGACCATCCCGGGCACCGCCCTGGGCGCGAAGGGCGCCATGGGCATGTACGTCACCCTCGACGGCCAAGGCGAGTTCAAGGACGTCGGTACCCTCGCCGAGGCGGGCGCGACGCTCGGCCTCAAGATCGACGAGGGCGGCAAAGCGGGCCTCGGCGCCAAGGTCGGCGGCAAGTGGAGCTTGCTCAACAGCGTCGGCTCGCCTTGA
- a CDS encoding cupin domain-containing protein, with translation MTTSINVRPKLVRAGEGETHVVGLERVTFLLTDDDTDGVFSLGLLTVEPGGGPPPHVHHREDEVFVMLSGELQVWTPQGWFTARSGDVVFLPADVPHTHRNDSSESARLYLLANPAGFERFCAQLARLFEASGGPSSSDVAQVAEEHGLSLLPPLP, from the coding sequence ATGACCACATCGATCAACGTGCGGCCCAAACTCGTTCGTGCGGGTGAAGGCGAGACGCACGTCGTCGGCCTGGAGCGCGTGACGTTCCTGCTCACCGACGACGACACCGACGGCGTGTTTTCGCTCGGGCTCCTGACCGTGGAGCCTGGCGGTGGGCCGCCGCCGCACGTGCATCACCGCGAGGACGAAGTCTTCGTGATGCTGTCGGGCGAACTGCAAGTGTGGACGCCCCAAGGGTGGTTCACGGCCCGCTCGGGCGACGTCGTCTTTCTGCCGGCCGACGTCCCGCACACGCACCGCAACGATTCGTCCGAGTCGGCACGGTTGTACCTGTTGGCCAATCCGGCGGGGTTCGAGCGTTTTTGCGCGCAACTCGCACGCTTGTTCGAAGCCTCCGGCGGCCCCTCTTCGTCCGACGTCGCCCAAGTCGCCGAGGAACACGGTCTCTCGCTCCTGCCGCCCTTGCCTTGA
- a CDS encoding LuxR C-terminal-related transcriptional regulator: MTKARAFADPIRFVALPDPMTSLVGREHEVARVRAILNWPQVSLLTLTGPGGVGKTRLAIEVARQLAGQYADGAVFVPLAPVQRHEDVLAVIAQTLGLQESVRPTLDVVGAFLRDRQMLLVLDNFEHVLDAAEDVSALLRAAPDLTVLVTSRACLKLYGEHELPVPPLSLPSEGESGEAGQLFVERVRAVMPSFTLAPDNASVIEDICRRVDGLPLAIELAAARARLLPLRALLARLDNRLGLLAGGARDLPARQQTLRATLDWSHDLLDPHEQALFARLGVFVGGWTWEAAEAICRTSDDHDVLDGLASLVEKSLVQRTDVSGEARFGMLETLREYALEKLAHRQEDAWMRERHARHFARWSEQARLGLEGPGQLEWLGQVEAEQPNVLAAVRERAQARDFDTVARVAWNLGWAWAVRVDDRAERVLEDVMRLDPPRTAHLARLLYARSWLMFRRGRFELAVEHAAQCLALFHECEDVVGEGYASMLLGMDLLPYRERSSEGVRACEVALGVARQRRLPWLEIIANSVAGWLHMISDRMDEAERSLLAALALGAASGEQNVMTWNRIALAAWHARRGEVEAAARLLRDGLASGERMNDPAVTAACLHGLAAVAALDRADELAAHLLGAAEGLRSVRNISPQTEPALFGPLLDGSRARLGEAAFGAALDRGRSWRLVEAIEAAARIGTSSACAASESAAPPSASRDGDVTRLTPSERDVLQLIAAGLSNKQIAARRGTGLYTVNDQVRAIFSKLGVPNRASATRYALEHGLV; encoded by the coding sequence ATGACCAAAGCTCGGGCCTTCGCCGACCCGATCCGCTTCGTGGCGCTTCCGGACCCGATGACGTCCCTCGTGGGACGGGAGCACGAAGTGGCCCGCGTTCGCGCCATCTTGAATTGGCCGCAAGTCTCGTTGCTGACGCTCACCGGACCGGGCGGCGTGGGCAAGACGAGGCTGGCGATCGAGGTCGCACGTCAACTCGCCGGACAGTACGCGGACGGCGCGGTGTTCGTGCCGCTCGCGCCCGTGCAGCGTCACGAAGACGTCCTCGCGGTGATCGCGCAGACCCTCGGGTTGCAGGAGTCCGTCCGTCCGACCCTGGACGTGGTGGGCGCGTTCTTGCGCGACCGCCAGATGCTGCTCGTCCTCGACAACTTCGAGCACGTCCTCGACGCTGCCGAGGACGTGTCGGCCTTGTTGCGCGCCGCGCCCGACCTCACGGTGCTCGTGACGAGCCGAGCGTGCTTGAAGTTGTACGGCGAGCACGAACTTCCCGTGCCGCCGCTGTCGTTGCCGTCCGAGGGCGAATCCGGGGAAGCGGGGCAGTTGTTCGTCGAGCGTGTTCGCGCGGTCATGCCGTCGTTCACGCTCGCGCCCGACAACGCTTCCGTGATCGAGGACATCTGTCGGCGGGTCGACGGCTTGCCGCTCGCGATCGAACTCGCTGCCGCCCGCGCTCGGCTGCTGCCGTTGCGCGCCCTTCTGGCACGCCTCGACAACCGCTTGGGACTCTTGGCGGGCGGCGCGCGTGACTTGCCCGCCCGCCAACAAACGCTTCGAGCGACCCTGGACTGGAGCCACGACCTGCTGGACCCGCACGAGCAAGCCTTGTTCGCGCGGCTCGGGGTCTTCGTGGGCGGCTGGACGTGGGAAGCGGCCGAGGCGATTTGCCGCACGTCCGACGACCACGACGTGCTCGACGGGCTCGCGTCCCTCGTGGAAAAGAGCCTCGTGCAACGCACGGACGTTTCCGGAGAAGCGCGGTTCGGCATGCTGGAGACGCTGCGCGAATACGCTTTGGAAAAGTTGGCGCACCGCCAGGAGGACGCTTGGATGCGCGAGCGGCACGCTCGGCACTTCGCGCGCTGGAGCGAGCAAGCCCGCCTAGGTTTGGAAGGACCGGGGCAGTTGGAGTGGCTCGGGCAGGTCGAAGCGGAGCAGCCCAACGTCCTCGCGGCCGTTCGCGAGCGCGCGCAAGCGCGCGACTTCGACACGGTGGCGCGTGTCGCCTGGAATTTGGGCTGGGCGTGGGCGGTGCGCGTCGACGACCGTGCCGAGCGCGTGCTGGAGGACGTGATGCGGCTCGATCCGCCTCGAACCGCGCACTTGGCGCGGTTGCTGTACGCGCGCTCGTGGTTGATGTTCCGCCGCGGTCGCTTCGAGCTGGCCGTGGAGCACGCGGCGCAGTGCCTGGCGTTGTTTCACGAATGTGAAGATGTCGTCGGGGAAGGGTACGCCTCCATGCTGCTCGGGATGGACCTCCTGCCGTATCGGGAGCGGTCCTCGGAGGGCGTGCGGGCGTGCGAAGTCGCCCTCGGGGTGGCGCGTCAGCGGCGGTTGCCGTGGCTGGAAATCATCGCCAACAGCGTCGCGGGCTGGCTGCACATGATCAGCGACCGCATGGACGAAGCCGAGCGCTCCTTGCTCGCCGCGCTCGCCCTCGGAGCGGCGAGCGGCGAGCAGAACGTCATGACGTGGAACCGGATCGCGCTCGCCGCGTGGCACGCGCGAAGAGGCGAGGTCGAGGCGGCCGCCCGCCTGCTGCGAGACGGTCTCGCGAGCGGCGAGCGCATGAACGATCCGGCCGTGACCGCCGCGTGCTTGCACGGCTTGGCTGCAGTCGCCGCCTTGGACAGAGCCGATGAGCTGGCCGCCCACCTGCTCGGCGCGGCCGAGGGTCTGCGAAGCGTTCGGAACATCTCGCCTCAAACCGAACCCGCTTTGTTCGGGCCGTTGCTCGACGGTTCGCGTGCGCGGCTCGGTGAAGCCGCGTTCGGCGCCGCGCTCGACCGAGGCCGCTCGTGGCGACTCGTGGAAGCGATCGAGGCGGCAGCCCGCATCGGGACGTCTTCGGCGTGCGCCGCCTCGGAAAGCGCGGCGCCGCCGAGCGCTTCGCGAGACGGGGACGTGACGCGCCTCACGCCGAGCGAACGCGACGTCTTGCAGCTCATCGCGGCAGGATTGAGCAACAAGCAAATCGCGGCGCGGCGCGGCACGGGCTTGTACACCGTGAACGATCAAGTACGCGCGATCTTCTCGAAGCTCGGCGTTCCGAATCGCGCGTCGGCCACTCGGTACGCCTTGGAGCACGGGCTCGTCTGA
- a CDS encoding tetratricopeptide repeat protein has protein sequence MLHSTFAGLSRMGLLTDLLAHADCALSDVDALGPVGSAMSMVGELELGVAVLFDFGSWSGRLGRHEAARKATERCLARLERLGEREGRVYVLTLANLGECFEHEGDMVAAERCYREAVALSGRHDSGVQCVALRCLAAVLAHRGCFEDAEALVDRTLALPDLDAYHTVMIRVGLADLLLRCTSVRAGEALELPLSARLRITPRYEGVLWPRVLAVQARAALHSNRADLALSSSEEGLTRIGDDHRPREVVELQCARAQALARQGRIEEAFRTLQHALRSALAAQSNSGLSESRACCCARADARPKGTSSWSPCSPRPVWRRISYGRFAKPGNGGREGHAKQAAASRSCTLAPSGAPRSKFLRCSATALVPLKFASTTDKSERIATSDRMSIHEQFDVR, from the coding sequence GTGCTGCACTCGACGTTCGCGGGCCTTTCGCGCATGGGGCTGCTGACGGATTTGCTGGCACACGCGGACTGCGCGCTCAGCGACGTGGACGCGCTCGGTCCTGTCGGTTCGGCGATGTCGATGGTAGGAGAGTTGGAACTCGGCGTGGCCGTGCTGTTCGACTTCGGCAGTTGGAGCGGACGGCTGGGGCGGCATGAGGCGGCGCGAAAAGCGACCGAGCGGTGCCTCGCGCGACTCGAGCGGCTCGGCGAGCGGGAAGGTCGCGTGTACGTTTTGACGCTCGCGAATCTCGGGGAGTGCTTCGAGCACGAGGGCGACATGGTGGCCGCGGAACGCTGCTACCGAGAGGCAGTCGCGTTGAGCGGTCGACATGACAGCGGCGTGCAGTGCGTCGCTCTTCGTTGCCTCGCGGCCGTGCTCGCCCACCGGGGATGCTTCGAGGACGCCGAAGCACTGGTCGACCGCACTCTGGCCTTGCCGGACCTCGACGCCTACCACACGGTGATGATTCGCGTCGGCTTGGCCGACCTGTTGCTGCGCTGCACGTCAGTCCGAGCGGGCGAAGCGCTGGAACTCCCGCTGAGCGCCCGCTTGAGAATCACGCCGAGGTACGAAGGCGTCTTGTGGCCACGCGTGCTCGCCGTGCAGGCGCGCGCGGCGTTGCACTCGAACCGAGCCGACCTCGCCTTGAGCTCCTCCGAGGAAGGTCTGACGCGCATCGGCGACGATCACCGTCCGCGTGAAGTCGTCGAGTTGCAGTGCGCTCGCGCTCAGGCGCTCGCTCGACAAGGCCGAATCGAGGAGGCGTTTCGCACGCTTCAACATGCTCTGCGGAGTGCCCTCGCCGCTCAGTCGAACTCCGGCCTCTCGGAATCGCGGGCTTGCTGCTGCGCTCGGGCGGACGCGAGGCCGAAGGGAACGTCATCTTGGAGTCCTTGCTCTCCACGCCCGGTCTGGCGGCGCATCTCGTACGGACGATTTGCGAAGCCCGGCAACGGCGGTCGAGAGGGCCACGCGAAGCAAGCGGCAGCTTCGCGGAGTTGTACGCTTGCGCCGAGTGGGGCGCCTCGCTCGAAATTTCTTCGGTGCTCGGCGACCGCGCTCGTTCCACTGAAGTTTGCGAGCACGACCGATAAGTCGGAGCGAATCGCGACGAGCGATCGGATGTCGATCCACGAGCAGTTCGACGTTCGTTGA
- a CDS encoding metallophosphoesterase — MHKFISIGDVHADWTTLWAALRAAYAVDANGLPTAPLKNGLFQVVLMGDLVHPKSRSEYARLAGRPEFDFANPEHLFLAARAQVQHLEKLKTFAEASGGHVHILLGNHDDAVLNTNYLLGTGGGVIHTEFDPGRGGVYLPEHLRAWFTTFVRELRVGNLQFAHVGPLPSMAFYDDLFYADSTHKTWWRDTPDLVRASGVRFGVYGHTQMQGGILVHESGDFAMIDALSNRQYLEIMVRPELEQPVTTCRVAPF, encoded by the coding sequence ATGCACAAGTTCATCTCCATCGGCGACGTCCACGCGGACTGGACGACGCTTTGGGCGGCGCTTCGCGCCGCTTACGCCGTCGACGCGAACGGTCTGCCCACCGCGCCTTTGAAGAACGGTCTCTTTCAAGTCGTGTTGATGGGCGACCTCGTTCACCCCAAGAGCCGCTCGGAGTACGCGCGCCTGGCGGGACGGCCCGAGTTCGACTTCGCGAATCCCGAGCACCTCTTTCTCGCCGCGCGCGCGCAAGTGCAGCACCTGGAGAAGCTCAAGACCTTCGCCGAGGCGAGTGGCGGCCACGTTCACATCCTGCTCGGCAATCACGACGACGCCGTGCTCAACACCAATTATCTGCTCGGCACGGGCGGCGGCGTCATTCACACCGAGTTCGATCCCGGGCGGGGCGGCGTGTATCTGCCCGAACACCTTCGCGCGTGGTTCACGACGTTCGTACGAGAGTTGCGCGTCGGCAACTTGCAGTTCGCGCACGTCGGGCCGCTACCGAGCATGGCGTTCTACGACGATCTCTTCTACGCCGACTCCACCCACAAGACATGGTGGCGTGACACTCCCGACCTCGTGCGAGCGAGCGGCGTGCGGTTCGGCGTGTACGGACACACGCAGATGCAAGGCGGCATCCTCGTGCACGAAAGCGGCGACTTCGCCATGATCGACGCGTTGTCCAACCGTCAGTACCTCGAAATCATGGTGCGGCCCGAACTCGAACAGCCGGTCACGACTTGCCGCGTCGCTCCCTTTTGA
- a CDS encoding single-stranded DNA-binding protein — protein sequence MHSDLAAVRAALSGSASGRDVRFAMLEVRGDRALVTAILRPDAVFAALTERFDEQWDLGYDVVSVSPTVVRCRLAFLGRFRDGLGTGADIEAARLVALTDAVRSWEMTPEGFRAEPQWVEYDPEEGPNIDELGDDDSASQARAEPPESPRDPQMEKAKKHIDDLMDQLRDRGLGKQASVVIARHGGYGKDLEDSRRVYAELKALLKT from the coding sequence ATGCATTCGGACCTCGCCGCGGTGCGTGCCGCCCTCTCCGGAAGCGCTTCGGGCCGTGACGTGCGCTTCGCCATGCTGGAAGTGCGCGGTGACCGCGCCCTCGTGACGGCGATCCTGCGTCCCGACGCCGTGTTCGCCGCCCTGACCGAGCGTTTCGACGAGCAGTGGGACCTCGGGTACGACGTCGTCAGCGTCTCGCCGACCGTCGTACGCTGCCGCCTCGCGTTCCTTGGACGCTTTCGTGACGGTCTTGGAACGGGCGCCGACATCGAGGCCGCGAGGCTCGTCGCGCTCACGGACGCCGTTCGAAGCTGGGAGATGACGCCCGAAGGCTTCCGAGCCGAACCGCAGTGGGTGGAGTACGATCCCGAGGAAGGCCCGAACATCGACGAACTCGGCGATGACGACTCTGCTTCTCAGGCACGCGCCGAACCGCCCGAATCGCCACGCGATCCGCAAATGGAAAAGGCGAAGAAGCACATCGACGACCTCATGGATCAACTGCGAGACCGCGGGCTCGGCAAGCAGGCGTCCGTCGTCATTGCTCGCCACGGTGGGTACGGCAAGGACCTCGAAGACAGTCGCCGCGTGTACGCGGAGCTCAAGGCGCTCCTCAAGACGTAA